From one Terriglobales bacterium genomic stretch:
- the raiA gene encoding ribosome-associated translation inhibitor RaiA, which produces MNVEYTGRQYEVTPAVRRQVEQGLAKLEKILGNNFDTHVILSTERHRHIAEITIVVRDHPIVGIAEANDMSAAVGEALDRIDRQAVKYKSRWRTIKRKARKKWDGGAVPRRREPRAKRAAVGPSETAAVPVVVHAFPATLRTAEAHVVKARDAVALRPMTLEEAIKEAEFRDRDVFVFRDPAGKVKVLHRTRDGKLELIEAP; this is translated from the coding sequence TCACTCCCGCGGTCCGCAGGCAGGTGGAACAAGGTCTGGCCAAGCTGGAAAAGATCCTGGGCAACAACTTCGATACGCACGTCATCCTGAGTACGGAGCGCCATCGGCATATTGCCGAGATCACGATCGTGGTGCGCGATCATCCCATCGTGGGCATCGCCGAGGCCAATGACATGTCCGCAGCCGTGGGCGAGGCGCTGGACCGCATCGACCGGCAGGCGGTGAAGTACAAGAGCCGCTGGCGGACCATCAAGCGCAAGGCACGCAAGAAATGGGACGGAGGCGCGGTTCCGCGCCGGCGCGAGCCGCGGGCCAAGCGGGCCGCGGTGGGCCCTTCGGAAACCGCAGCCGTGCCCGTGGTGGTGCACGCCTTCCCTGCCACCCTGCGCACCGCCGAAGCCCACGTGGTGAAAGCCCGCGACGCCGTCGCTCTGCGCCCGATGACCCTGGAGGAGGCCATCAAGGAAGCCGAATTCCGCGACCGCGACGTATTCGTCTTCCGCGATCCGGCCGGCAAGGTGAAAGTGCTGCACCGCACCCGCGACGGGAAGCTGGAGCTGATCGAAGCGCCATGA